In Candidatus Defluviilinea proxima, a single genomic region encodes these proteins:
- a CDS encoding PspC domain-containing protein has protein sequence MTVQHKPALRRSRNNRMVAGICGGLAEFYGISSFWFRLAMLLAFVPGGVPGLLIYIIMWVVVPSE, from the coding sequence ATGACCGTACAACACAAACCAGCTTTACGCCGTTCACGTAACAACCGCATGGTTGCAGGCATCTGTGGCGGACTCGCCGAATTCTATGGTATCAGTTCATTCTGGTTCCGCCTGGCGATGCTGCTTGCCTTCGTTCCGGGCGGGGTACCGGGGTTGTTGATCTACATCATCATGTGGGTTGTTGTCCCTAGTGAGTAA
- a CDS encoding FAD-dependent oxidoreductase gives MAYSNLTRPISTHAVSNVIHKPFWLDDPLRPDPHPDLTKEISTDLLVIGAGFSGLWTALLAKEENPARDVVILEGGEIATGASGRNGGFMDASLTHGFSNGLSRWPKEFRTLFALGLQNLKEIEETLQRYNIDCDYIRTGDIDMATEPHHIEEMKEEIEEAASFNTNFQFMDRDEVQAVVKSPLFIAGMKRPDSSLVNPAHLAWGLRKVCIDLGVQIYENSPVTRLEENGDRVIAHTPHGRVRASRVAVATNAFPPLFKKLSYYVVPVYDYALMTEPLTTAQRDSIGWYGREGLSDASRQFHYTRTTKDGRILWGGYDAVYYWNNGFGPAHETSQTEFERLAEHFFQTFPQLEGLQFSHAWGGAIDTCSRFSPFWGTEHHGKTAYSVGFTGLGVSATRFGANVMLDLLYNRKTERTELEFVRTKPLPFPPEPFRSIGINLTRWSMDKVDRNGGRENLWLRAMDWLGLGFDS, from the coding sequence ATGGCCTATTCAAATTTAACAAGACCGATTTCCACCCACGCAGTTTCAAACGTAATTCACAAACCCTTCTGGCTGGACGACCCGCTTCGTCCCGACCCCCACCCTGATCTGACAAAAGAAATATCCACTGACCTGCTCGTGATTGGCGCAGGTTTTTCCGGCTTGTGGACAGCGCTTCTCGCAAAGGAGGAGAACCCTGCGCGCGATGTGGTGATCCTCGAGGGCGGTGAGATCGCCACTGGCGCCAGCGGGCGCAATGGCGGCTTCATGGACGCATCCCTCACGCACGGATTCTCGAACGGCCTTTCACGTTGGCCGAAAGAGTTTCGTACCTTGTTCGCGTTGGGGCTTCAGAACTTGAAAGAGATCGAAGAGACCCTACAACGGTACAACATTGACTGCGATTACATCCGCACAGGCGATATCGATATGGCAACCGAGCCGCATCACATCGAAGAGATGAAAGAGGAAATCGAGGAAGCCGCCTCATTCAACACGAACTTCCAATTCATGGACCGTGACGAGGTGCAAGCAGTCGTCAAATCGCCGCTTTTTATCGCTGGCATGAAACGTCCCGATTCCTCATTGGTCAACCCCGCCCACCTTGCTTGGGGGCTTCGCAAAGTTTGCATTGACTTAGGCGTGCAGATCTACGAGAACTCTCCTGTCACAAGACTCGAAGAGAATGGTGATCGCGTGATCGCTCATACCCCTCATGGACGCGTTCGCGCTTCACGCGTTGCCGTTGCAACTAATGCCTTCCCGCCTCTGTTCAAGAAGCTATCATACTACGTTGTACCAGTCTATGACTACGCCCTGATGACCGAACCGCTCACAACCGCCCAACGTGATTCCATTGGATGGTATGGGCGTGAAGGGCTCAGCGACGCGAGCAGGCAATTCCACTACACACGCACCACCAAAGATGGTCGCATTCTCTGGGGTGGGTATGACGCGGTCTATTATTGGAATAACGGCTTTGGCCCTGCCCACGAAACATCACAAACAGAGTTTGAACGGTTGGCTGAACATTTCTTTCAGACATTCCCTCAACTCGAAGGGCTTCAGTTCTCGCATGCCTGGGGCGGCGCCATTGATACATGCTCACGTTTCAGTCCGTTTTGGGGGACGGAACATCATGGAAAAACAGCTTACTCTGTCGGCTTCACAGGGCTGGGCGTAAGCGCAACCCGCTTCGGTGCAAACGTAATGCTTGATCTACTCTACAACAGAAAGACCGAACGCACCGAACTCGAATTTGTAAGAACGAAACCTCTTCCTTTTCCGCCTGAACCATTTCGTTCCATCGGCATCAACCTCACGCGTTGGTCCATGGACAAAGTGGATCGCAACGGCGGCCGCGAAAACCTCTGGCTTCGGGCCATGGATTGGCTCGGGCTGGGCTTCGACAGTTAG
- a CDS encoding winged helix-turn-helix transcriptional regulator: MITARQKVLAYLTKNRTASAREISRSLKMSAATVRHHLRVMVADERLEMESVRGREGRGRPEKVYSIPRKVLGDNLSALSEALLTEAGSKLKMEALAKHLAGDSDFTSQPVAKRLALVVQKLNQMNYHARWEAGATGPRIILGHCPYASVVGKHPELCDMDVSLLAILAGSPVASEIKSETQKSGVCPFVFLIR, translated from the coding sequence ATGATAACCGCCCGCCAGAAAGTTCTAGCCTACCTCACCAAGAATCGCACTGCTTCTGCGAGAGAGATTTCGCGTTCGTTGAAGATGTCCGCGGCGACGGTGAGACATCATCTTCGGGTGATGGTTGCGGATGAGCGGTTGGAAATGGAATCGGTGCGAGGGCGTGAAGGGCGAGGCAGGCCGGAGAAGGTGTATTCGATTCCCCGCAAGGTGTTGGGGGATAATTTGTCCGCGTTGAGCGAGGCCCTTTTGACGGAGGCAGGCTCAAAGTTAAAGATGGAAGCGCTGGCGAAACATCTGGCCGGGGATTCTGATTTTACAAGTCAACCCGTTGCCAAACGACTAGCCCTTGTCGTCCAGAAATTAAATCAGATGAATTATCACGCGCGCTGGGAAGCGGGTGCGACAGGGCCGAGGATCATTTTGGGGCATTGTCCCTACGCGAGCGTTGTTGGGAAGCACCCTGAGTTGTGTGATATGGATGTGAGTTTACTCGCGATCTTGGCGGGCAGCCCTGTTGCGAGTGAAATAAAATCAGAAACACAAAAGAGCGGGGTTTGCCCCTTTGTGTTTCTGATTCGTTAG
- a CDS encoding aldehyde dehydrogenase family protein, with translation MEFHNYINGKWVKGRNSFQTINPANEELVAEIAQAELIDVDTAVQAAKEAFKSWRLVPAPLRGEMLFKVGDILKGKKEELAQLLTRDMGKVIAEARGDVQEAVDMAYFMGGEGRRLLGYTAPVEMMNKFGMAVRDPSGVVGLITPWNFPIAVPSWKIFPALVAGNTIIWKPSPETPAISAAFVKVFEEAGIPAGVFNLIMAPSADVGKALVEHPDVRVLSFTGSTTTGRAIAEMAGKHNKKLSLEMGGKNAIIVMDDANLELVTDATLWAAFGTTGQRCTAASRLIVQKGIASKVKESLVERTKKLKLGDGLDPKVDVGPVINKAALERIHNYVQLGQQEGARLLVGGNKASVSVRESVSKSVDKGFFYEPTLFDGVRPGSTLEAEEVFGPVLSIIEVESFEEAIEVNNRSKYGLSTSIFTQDVNRAFTAMRDIFTGLVYINHGTTGAEIQFPFGGVRGTGNGHREAGQAALEVFTEWKSIYVDYSGKLQRAQIDNREES, from the coding sequence ATGGAATTCCACAACTATATCAACGGCAAGTGGGTCAAAGGGCGGAATTCATTTCAGACCATCAATCCCGCCAACGAAGAGTTGGTGGCAGAGATTGCACAAGCCGAACTCATTGATGTAGATACCGCAGTCCAAGCAGCCAAAGAAGCCTTTAAATCATGGAGACTCGTCCCTGCCCCATTGCGCGGAGAGATGCTCTTCAAAGTCGGTGACATCCTCAAAGGTAAAAAAGAAGAACTCGCGCAACTACTTACGCGCGATATGGGTAAGGTCATCGCCGAAGCGCGTGGTGATGTGCAGGAAGCCGTTGATATGGCTTACTTCATGGGTGGAGAAGGACGTCGTTTACTTGGTTATACAGCTCCCGTGGAAATGATGAACAAATTCGGCATGGCTGTTCGTGATCCATCCGGTGTCGTTGGTCTCATCACTCCCTGGAACTTCCCCATCGCTGTCCCTTCATGGAAGATATTCCCAGCGCTCGTTGCAGGCAATACGATCATTTGGAAACCATCACCAGAGACTCCCGCCATCTCGGCCGCTTTCGTCAAAGTGTTTGAAGAAGCTGGAATTCCCGCTGGTGTCTTTAACCTCATTATGGCCCCCAGCGCGGACGTGGGTAAAGCGCTCGTTGAACACCCTGACGTGCGTGTGCTTTCGTTTACGGGTTCAACAACCACAGGCCGTGCCATTGCTGAAATGGCTGGTAAACATAATAAGAAATTATCGCTTGAAATGGGCGGAAAGAATGCCATCATCGTCATGGATGATGCAAACCTTGAATTAGTAACAGACGCAACTCTCTGGGCCGCATTTGGCACAACAGGTCAACGCTGTACCGCCGCAAGCAGACTCATTGTTCAAAAAGGGATTGCAAGCAAAGTCAAAGAGTCGCTTGTCGAACGTACGAAGAAACTCAAGCTCGGAGATGGTCTCGACCCCAAAGTGGACGTCGGTCCCGTCATCAACAAAGCCGCTCTCGAACGAATCCACAACTATGTACAACTCGGCCAACAAGAAGGCGCAAGACTCCTTGTCGGCGGCAACAAAGCGTCCGTTTCTGTCCGTGAATCCGTTTCAAAGTCCGTTGATAAAGGCTTTTTCTACGAACCAACTTTATTTGACGGAGTCAGACCCGGGTCCACGCTTGAAGCGGAAGAGGTCTTTGGCCCAGTGCTTTCGATCATCGAAGTCGAGTCGTTTGAGGAAGCCATCGAAGTCAACAATCGTTCCAAATACGGACTTTCCACTTCGATCTTCACACAAGATGTAAACCGCGCCTTCACTGCCATGCGCGATATTTTTACAGGTTTAGTCTATATCAACCACGGAACCACTGGCGCAGAGATCCAATTTCCGTTCGGCGGTGTGCGAGGCACGGGCAACGGCCACCGCGAAGCCGGGCAAGCCGCGCTCGAAGTGTTTACCGAATGGAAATCCATTTACGTGGATTATTCAGGCAAATTACAACGCGCCCAGATCGATAATAGAGAAGAATCGTGA
- a CDS encoding DUF2834 domain-containing protein — MNRKNIYLAISLIGLFAPYCFLLKFLRAYGLDVSLLFQQLFANNISTFFVVDLIISIIVFWIYMVSEATKLQMKNWWLYILASLTVGLSFALPLFLYFRERKLESK, encoded by the coding sequence GTGAACCGAAAAAATATTTATCTCGCGATTTCCCTCATAGGTTTGTTCGCACCCTATTGTTTTCTCTTAAAGTTTCTTAGGGCCTATGGGTTAGATGTTTCTTTGCTCTTCCAACAATTATTTGCCAACAATATATCAACCTTCTTTGTCGTTGACTTAATCATCTCGATCATTGTGTTTTGGATCTACATGGTCAGTGAAGCTACAAAACTGCAAATGAAGAACTGGTGGTTATATATTCTCGCATCGTTAACTGTAGGTCTTTCGTTTGCCTTGCCACTCTTTTTATACTTTCGAGAACGAAAACTGGAAAGCAAATGA
- the iscX gene encoding Fe-S cluster assembly protein IscX, translated as MTLNWEATYAIAMELRRQHKDINIEEVTLRQIYDWTMQLSEFEDDPALANDDILYAIYQDWFEENINGQ; from the coding sequence ATGACCCTGAATTGGGAAGCGACCTACGCAATAGCAATGGAACTTCGTCGGCAACACAAGGATATCAACATTGAAGAGGTGACATTGCGACAAATCTACGATTGGACAATGCAACTTTCGGAATTCGAGGATGATCCCGCACTCGCGAACGACGACATCCTTTATGCAATCTATCAAGACTGGTTCGAGGAGAACATCAATGGACAATGA
- the nuoB gene encoding NADH-quinone oxidoreductase subunit NuoB: MDNEKLSLPQYDIPEDIQNAVAITTLDRLYNWGRRSSVWPLMFGLACCAIEMIAAQASRYDMARFGMEVMRPTPRQADMMLVSGTVTKKMVPAIVRLYNQMPEPKYVVAMGACASGGGPFKEGYNVVAGIDKFLPVDVYIPGCPPTPQALIAGMIKLQEKIDKESIKKVSWYNKKNKGQDVNYVPVPILGPDLIDPRRNAEIKATAAVKESAS, from the coding sequence ATGGACAATGAAAAGTTAAGCCTGCCTCAATACGACATTCCTGAAGACATTCAGAATGCCGTGGCCATCACCACGCTTGACCGCCTCTACAACTGGGGGCGTCGCTCATCGGTATGGCCGCTCATGTTCGGCCTTGCGTGTTGCGCCATCGAAATGATCGCCGCGCAAGCCTCACGCTACGACATGGCCCGCTTCGGTATGGAGGTCATGCGCCCCACCCCGCGTCAGGCGGATATGATGCTCGTCTCAGGCACGGTCACCAAGAAAATGGTACCTGCCATCGTGCGTCTCTACAATCAAATGCCTGAACCAAAATATGTTGTCGCCATGGGTGCGTGTGCATCGGGTGGCGGCCCGTTCAAGGAGGGGTACAACGTCGTCGCAGGCATCGATAAGTTCCTGCCTGTCGATGTCTACATCCCCGGCTGTCCTCCCACCCCGCAGGCGCTCATCGCAGGCATGATCAAATTACAAGAGAAGATCGATAAGGAGAGTATCAAAAAGGTCTCCTGGTATAACAAGAAGAATAAAGGACAAGACGTCAACTATGTCCCCGTCCCGATCCTCGGACCTGACCTGATCGACCCACGTCGCAATGCAGAGATCAAAGCGACAGCCGCAGTGAAGGAGAGTGCATCATGA
- a CDS encoding NADH-quinone oxidoreductase subunit C — protein sequence MTAPASTLTVDLVQRFPGIVSAETRPGFTGFIVEKDKLVEVATAIRDEFGYDFLTALTAVDYLPDNKMEVVYHAYKTTGGPGLVFRVQVPRVDPIEIPSLINVYPRSRPARTRSLGPFRNQIHRPSRPAPHSHVGRIRRSPPPQGLAGALLRRRVQTIQEPLARR from the coding sequence ATGACCGCTCCCGCCTCCACCTTAACTGTTGATCTGGTTCAGCGCTTCCCCGGCATTGTCTCCGCTGAGACTCGCCCCGGCTTCACAGGTTTCATCGTCGAAAAAGATAAACTCGTCGAAGTAGCCACCGCCATCCGCGATGAATTTGGCTATGACTTTCTCACCGCTCTCACCGCTGTAGATTACCTCCCCGACAACAAAATGGAAGTGGTCTACCATGCCTATAAAACTACTGGTGGCCCCGGTCTTGTCTTCCGCGTACAAGTTCCGCGCGTAGACCCGATCGAAATCCCGTCCTTGATCAATGTGTATCCCCGGAGCAGACCTGCAAGAACGCGAAGCCTGGGACCTTTTCGGAATCAAATTCACCGGCCATCCCGACCTGCGCCGCATTCTCATGTGGGAAGGATACGAAGGTCACCCCCTCCGCAAGGATTGGCAGGAGCCCTTTTACGAAGAAGAGTTCAAACCATTCAAGAGCCGCTGGCCCGAAGGTAA
- a CDS encoding NADH-quinone oxidoreductase subunit D — protein sequence MNTDRIVVNMGPHHPSTHGVFRAALTLDGETIVGLKPVVGYLHRNHDKIGERNTFLQNMPYTDRLDYFNSMSNNLGYAITVEKLMNIPVAERAEYIRVIMAELSRVQNHLVFIGMLLNDLGAMYTPALYAFEERELILDIFEAVSGARMMCNYLRFGGVVRDIPPYVMQKIKDLVTDRLPAKTDEMERLLSENEVFVSRLKGVRVVDAETAIKYSVTGPVLRAAGVPYDLRRADPYSIYDRFDFDVAVRQNGDMMDNYLIRLDEIRQSLRILEQAVKQIPDGPINSQKPAYQVRVPAGEAYGRIESPKGELAFYVVSNGKPNPWRYHVRPASFVNITCLEQMCIGTKIADFVALLGMLDIVMGELDR from the coding sequence ATGAACACCGACCGCATCGTGGTCAACATGGGACCCCACCATCCATCCACGCATGGCGTGTTCCGTGCCGCTCTCACACTCGATGGTGAGACCATCGTCGGTTTGAAGCCTGTGGTTGGGTATCTGCATCGCAATCACGACAAGATCGGCGAGCGTAACACGTTCCTCCAGAACATGCCCTACACAGACCGTCTCGATTACTTCAACTCCATGAGCAATAATCTCGGGTATGCCATCACCGTCGAAAAGCTGATGAATATCCCTGTCGCCGAACGCGCTGAGTATATTCGCGTGATCATGGCGGAGTTGAGCCGTGTTCAGAACCATCTTGTTTTCATTGGCATGTTGCTCAACGACCTCGGCGCAATGTACACGCCTGCGCTGTATGCTTTTGAAGAGCGCGAGCTCATTCTCGATATCTTCGAAGCGGTCTCCGGCGCACGCATGATGTGCAATTACCTGCGCTTCGGTGGTGTTGTCCGCGATATTCCTCCCTACGTGATGCAAAAGATCAAGGATTTGGTCACCGACCGTCTCCCCGCCAAGACCGATGAAATGGAACGTCTCTTGAGCGAGAATGAAGTATTCGTCTCGCGCTTGAAAGGCGTGCGCGTGGTGGATGCTGAAACAGCGATCAAGTATTCAGTAACCGGCCCTGTTCTGCGTGCCGCAGGCGTGCCATATGACCTTCGTCGTGCTGATCCTTACTCGATCTATGACCGTTTTGATTTCGATGTGGCGGTCCGCCAGAACGGTGACATGATGGATAACTACCTCATCCGCTTGGATGAAATTCGACAGTCGCTTCGCATTCTGGAGCAGGCTGTCAAACAAATTCCCGATGGGCCGATCAACTCTCAGAAACCGGCGTACCAGGTCCGGGTCCCGGCAGGTGAGGCGTATGGTCGCATTGAGTCACCTAAAGGTGAGTTGGCGTTCTATGTCGTATCGAATGGCAAGCCGAATCCGTGGCGCTATCATGTGCGGCCTGCTTCGTTCGTGAACATCACCTGCCTCGAGCAGATGTGTATCGGCACCAAGATCGCAGACTTCGTGGCATTGCTCGGCATGCTCGATATCGTGATGGGCGAGTTGGATCGCTAA
- a CDS encoding 4Fe-4S binding protein has product MYGKGILKGLSVTWKRFWDTYTEDISWMLSGKKRYYTEEGIKHRASKHTKGIFTVQYPEEQLIQPEEFRYVPFLVYDEGAEGKKEVRCTSCGICAKVCPPQCIWIVRSNDPNTGRPIPEPTEFYIDADVCMNCGFCAEYCPFDAIIMDHDFDIASYTRNVYGMDKLLKPASYYKNIRPENYERNDAERKAKEAARAAKAAAKPAAPAS; this is encoded by the coding sequence ATGTACGGAAAAGGTATTCTCAAAGGATTGAGCGTCACCTGGAAGCGATTCTGGGATACGTATACAGAAGATATTTCGTGGATGCTGAGCGGTAAGAAGCGTTATTACACGGAGGAAGGTATCAAGCATCGCGCCAGCAAACACACCAAAGGCATTTTCACGGTGCAATATCCGGAAGAACAGTTGATCCAACCGGAAGAGTTCCGTTATGTGCCGTTCCTTGTATATGATGAAGGCGCAGAAGGGAAGAAAGAAGTGCGCTGTACTTCGTGCGGTATCTGCGCGAAAGTTTGCCCGCCACAATGTATTTGGATCGTGCGATCAAACGACCCGAATACTGGCCGTCCCATCCCAGAGCCAACTGAGTTCTACATTGATGCGGACGTCTGCATGAACTGTGGTTTCTGCGCTGAGTACTGCCCGTTCGATGCGATCATCATGGATCATGATTTCGATATCGCATCCTACACCCGTAACGTCTACGGCATGGATAAATTGCTCAAGCCAGCCTCGTATTATAAGAACATCCGCCCCGAAAATTACGAGCGGAATGACGCCGAACGCAAAGCAAAAGAAGCAGCAAGAGCTGCCAAAGCTGCCGCAAAACCTGCGGCACCTGCATCCTAA
- a CDS encoding Mrp/NBP35 family ATP-binding protein, giving the protein MTQITKEAILAALGTVQEPELHQDLVTLNMIRELEIDGDKVSFTVMLTTPACPLRGKIEADVRKAVKSVDGVKEIAVKMDSDVPNDGRMRGLVNMPIRNAIAVGSGKGGVGKSTVSVNLAVALAKSGARVGLMDADIYGPNIPTMLGVEKLPPPNGPRLIPAEAYGIKMISMGLLVKPGQPLIWRGPMLNSAIRQFLGDVEWGELDYLIIDLPPGTGDASLSLAQALPLSGAVIVTLPQLVSLEDAGRGLNMFKTLEVPILGIVENMSYLDLPDGSRMDLFGSGGGEALAKATDTTLLGMVPIDQNVRIGGDTGKPIVDAYPESTVAIALTNIAQKIAAQVSVAALSAKNDMPINIVE; this is encoded by the coding sequence ATGACTCAAATCACAAAAGAAGCGATATTAGCCGCACTGGGAACAGTGCAGGAACCTGAATTACACCAGGATCTCGTAACACTCAATATGATCCGCGAGTTGGAGATCGATGGAGACAAAGTCTCGTTTACCGTCATGCTGACCACGCCCGCCTGCCCCTTGCGTGGAAAGATCGAAGCAGACGTGAGGAAGGCTGTCAAGTCTGTAGATGGCGTGAAAGAGATCGCTGTCAAAATGGACTCGGATGTACCAAACGATGGCCGCATGCGCGGGCTTGTCAATATGCCGATTCGTAATGCGATTGCTGTTGGCTCCGGCAAAGGTGGCGTTGGTAAATCCACAGTGTCGGTCAATCTGGCAGTGGCGTTAGCCAAAAGCGGAGCGCGCGTCGGGTTGATGGATGCAGATATCTACGGTCCGAACATCCCCACCATGTTGGGTGTGGAAAAACTCCCGCCGCCTAACGGACCGCGTCTCATTCCTGCTGAAGCATATGGCATCAAGATGATCTCGATGGGACTGCTCGTGAAACCCGGTCAACCTCTCATTTGGCGTGGACCGATGCTCAATTCGGCCATTCGTCAATTTTTGGGCGATGTGGAATGGGGCGAGTTAGATTACCTGATCATTGACCTGCCTCCGGGTACGGGCGATGCGTCTTTGTCACTGGCGCAGGCATTGCCGTTGAGCGGCGCGGTGATCGTGACACTTCCGCAGTTGGTATCGCTTGAAGATGCCGGGCGTGGATTGAACATGTTCAAGACTCTTGAAGTTCCGATCCTGGGCATTGTCGAGAATATGTCCTATCTCGATCTGCCAGATGGTTCACGCATGGACTTGTTCGGCTCCGGCGGCGGTGAAGCATTGGCTAAGGCTACTGACACTACTCTTCTTGGTATGGTGCCGATCGATCAGAACGTGCGCATCGGCGGCGATACCGGCAAGCCTATTGTGGACGCATACCCCGAGTCCACGGTGGCGATTGCATTGACCAATATCGCGCAAAAGATCGCGGCACAAGTCAGTGTGGCGGCGTTGAGCGCAAAGAACGACATGCCGATCAATATCGTGGAATAA
- a CDS encoding cyclic nucleotide-binding domain-containing protein, with translation MMNDTLTFDKISLLRIAFKGLEDGELQEMADLTELRTYPPGHVLCQEGAYEDVFYIVADGTIVVTKKMLDDEGERTLRIGGRGDLVGEMALIQNVPRAATVRATTECTVLEMEKQDFETILSRSPRMALDIIRITLDRIRANDQTMIAELQKSNKVLRQLDRNKLEFIQVAAHELRTPLTVLKGYVNVLRSFSSTGMNTALGDVVQGIFKGTDRIHEIVNLMLDVTRIDAETLKRGSVPVSLKHVIDDLARDLRKAAAERNIEINTEHEEGVPTINGDPTLISKALYHLIVNAIKYTPDGGRVFLNTHPVVMDDTMRGVEVTVTDTGIGLDAEHHELVFEKFYQVGSVAIHSSGKTTFKGGGPGLGLAIVRGVARAHGGKVWVESAGYDEVALPGSTFHLQLPINPPKTSA, from the coding sequence ATGATGAACGATACACTCACCTTCGACAAAATCTCCCTTCTACGCATCGCCTTCAAGGGGCTGGAAGATGGCGAACTGCAGGAAATGGCAGACTTGACCGAACTCCGCACCTACCCGCCGGGGCACGTCTTGTGCCAGGAAGGTGCGTACGAGGATGTATTCTATATCGTCGCGGATGGGACTATCGTCGTCACCAAGAAAATGCTCGACGATGAAGGGGAACGCACCCTCCGCATAGGTGGCCGAGGCGATCTGGTCGGCGAGATGGCATTGATCCAAAACGTGCCGCGTGCCGCTACTGTGCGTGCGACCACCGAATGCACCGTGCTGGAAATGGAAAAGCAGGATTTCGAAACCATTCTCAGCCGCAGTCCGCGTATGGCTTTGGATATCATTCGCATTACGTTGGACCGCATCCGCGCCAACGATCAGACCATGATTGCCGAACTGCAAAAATCGAACAAGGTGCTCCGTCAACTCGACCGCAACAAACTGGAATTTATTCAGGTTGCCGCACACGAACTTCGTACGCCGCTGACGGTTCTAAAAGGATACGTCAACGTTCTGCGTTCGTTCAGTAGCACAGGCATGAATACCGCACTTGGCGACGTGGTGCAGGGCATCTTCAAAGGAACTGACCGCATCCACGAGATCGTCAACTTGATGTTGGATGTGACGCGTATCGACGCAGAGACTCTCAAACGAGGCTCGGTGCCAGTCTCATTGAAACATGTAATAGATGATCTCGCCCGTGACCTGAGAAAAGCCGCCGCCGAAAGGAACATTGAGATCAACACGGAACATGAGGAAGGCGTCCCAACCATCAATGGCGACCCAACTCTGATCTCAAAAGCGCTGTATCACTTGATCGTCAACGCCATCAAATACACGCCAGATGGCGGCAGGGTTTTTCTCAATACACACCCCGTCGTCATGGACGATACCATGCGCGGCGTTGAGGTGACCGTGACAGACACCGGCATCGGGCTGGATGCTGAGCACCACGAACTTGTTTTCGAAAAGTTCTATCAGGTGGGCAGTGTCGCGATCCACTCATCTGGTAAAACAACGTTCAAGGGTGGTGGCCCCGGGTTAGGGCTGGCGATCGTGCGAGGTGTGGCACGCGCTCATGGCGGAAAAGTATGGGTCGAAAGTGCCGGGTATGATGAAGTTGCGCTACCGGGCAGTACATTCCATTTGCAGTTGCCCATCAATCCACCAAAGACATCAGCATAA